One window of Cervus elaphus chromosome 2, mCerEla1.1, whole genome shotgun sequence genomic DNA carries:
- the LOC122704990 gene encoding olfactory receptor 8B3-like, with amino-acid sequence MAPGNGSFVTEFILLGLTNQPDLQLPLFFLFLGIYMVTVLGNLGLIILIALNSHLHTPMYFFLFNLSFIDLCYSSVFTPKMLINFISKKNIISYMGCMTQLYFFCFFSISECYVLTSMAYDRYVAICNPLLYNIAMSPKVSSSLMFGSYLMAFSGAMAHTGCMLRLTFCDANTINHYFCDILPLLELSCTSTYVSELEVFIVVGINITVPSLTIFVSYGLILTNILHISSTEGRSKAFSTCSSHIIAVSLFFGSGAFMYLKPPSAVSMDEGKISSVFYTNMIPMMNPLIYSLRNKDVKLALRKTLSKRQF; translated from the coding sequence ATGGCTCCTGGAAATGGCTCTTTTGTGACCGAATTCATTCTGTTGGGATTAACCAACCAGCCAGATCTCCAACTCCCTCTGTTTTTCCTGTTCCTAGGAATCTACATGGTCACTGTGCTGGGAAATTTGGGATTGATAATCTTAATTGCACTGAATTCACACCtacacacccccatgtactttttcctgttTAACTTGTCTTTCATAGACCTCTGTTATTCTTCTGTATTTACACCCAAAATGTTGATTAACTTCATATCAAAGAAGAATATTATCTCTTACATGGGGTGCATGACCCAGCTCtacttcttctgtttttttagcATTTCTGAATGCTACGTGCTGACAtcaatggcctatgaccgctatgtggccatctgcaaccCACTTTTGTATAACATTGCCATGTCCCCTAAAGTGTCTTCCAGCCTTATGTTTGGTTCATACTTGATGGCATTTTCTGGTGCCATGGCTCACACTGGATGCATGCTGAGACTGACCTTCTGTGATGCAAACACCATCAACCATTATTTCTGTGATATCCTCCCTCTGCTCGAGCTCTCCTGCACAAGTACCTATGTCAGTGAGCTGGAAGTGTTCATTGTAGTGGGCATCAATATCACTGTGCCCAGTCTCACCATCTTTGTCTCTTATGGTCTCATCCTCACCAACATCCTCCACATCAGCTCCACAGAGGGCAGGTCCAAAGCCTTCAGCACCTGCAGTTCACACATCattgctgtttctctcttctttggatCAGGGGCATTTATGTATCTCAAACCACCTTCTGCTGTGTCTATGGATGAGGGGAAAATCTCTTCTGTCTTTTACACCAATATGATTCCTATGATGAACCCATTAATCTACAGCTTGAGGAACAAAGATGTTAAACTTGCTCTGAGAAAAACTCTGAGTAAGAGACAGTTTTAA